A DNA window from Candidatus Poribacteria bacterium contains the following coding sequences:
- a CDS encoding peptidyl-prolyl cis-trans isomerase gives MKKTITVFVIVAVTCLLTWRFVQSDGHEKSMPAVDENQVILAEYKWNDTAYQISLADLNAAILELPVYRQQNYDNTADKAEYLEELIEERLKILRATDDGFDALPEHLKKLEDYTHQLMVEKLTEAEVDAKIVHTDEDLMAHYQANLSEYVEEAKVRAICITLDDEDFAYETIDAIKAGKDIVEMAMELSEAGKLGAGPGTNQDDPGNTYLFSKGASARWSEFIDAVFEMEVGELTDAVFETEVNDTVFYLIFRKEEHQPERQQEFEEVKDDIKRTVEREKKRARINEWVAEISEKGKLKTYPENIPEPPQPEDTETEESEESDE, from the coding sequence ATGAAAAAAACGATTACTGTTTTTGTAATTGTCGCTGTCACCTGTCTACTCACGTGGCGATTTGTTCAGTCTGACGGGCATGAGAAGTCTATGCCTGCTGTCGACGAAAACCAAGTGATTTTGGCAGAGTACAAATGGAACGACACAGCTTATCAGATCTCGCTGGCAGATTTAAACGCCGCGATTTTAGAATTGCCGGTTTACCGGCAGCAGAACTATGACAACACAGCGGATAAAGCCGAGTATCTTGAGGAATTAATAGAGGAACGGCTCAAAATCCTTCGTGCTACGGATGATGGATTTGATGCACTTCCTGAACACCTTAAAAAACTTGAGGATTATACACATCAGCTCATGGTTGAAAAATTAACCGAGGCTGAAGTCGATGCCAAAATCGTCCATACCGACGAGGATCTCATGGCACATTATCAGGCAAATCTCAGCGAGTACGTTGAGGAAGCAAAAGTCCGCGCAATCTGTATCACGCTTGATGACGAAGACTTTGCTTATGAGACGATCGATGCCATTAAAGCCGGAAAAGACATCGTTGAGATGGCGATGGAACTTTCTGAAGCTGGCAAACTTGGTGCTGGACCCGGCACGAATCAGGATGATCCGGGGAATACCTATCTCTTCTCGAAAGGTGCTTCCGCGCGTTGGTCAGAATTCATTGACGCTGTTTTCGAGATGGAAGTTGGCGAATTGACGGATGCCGTCTTTGAAACCGAAGTTAACGATACGGTCTTTTACCTCATTTTCCGTAAAGAGGAACACCAGCCAGAACGGCAGCAGGAATTCGAGGAAGTGAAAGATGACATCAAACGAACGGTTGAGCGTGAAAAGAAACGCGCACGCATCAATGAATGGGTCGCCGAGATCTCTGAAAAAGGTAAATTGAAAACTTATCCTGAAAATATCCCAGAGCCGCCGCAACCTGAGGATACGGAAACTGAGGAATCAGAGGAGTCAGACGAGTAG
- the mfd gene encoding transcription-repair coupling factor, translating into SDDTIVCLIEPQWQKREASRLHERMWEIYQQKLHESHFVVPPDKLLVPFETLTTQIEQYPVVSSSLAPPREISNNKLAPMPFGMEALALPSGNYQTVINQIKTWAQQGKQVHLFCETPQQSKRVSEILAERDLSPPDIDISVGAISQGFFNESLNLVVISEDELFGNRHHRPIRRRPPTDGTPILSLIDLKVGDYVVHVSHGIAVYDGIRRLDIDGKLQDFLVLKYSDDNTLYVPTYQVDLVQKYIGSKDETYKPRLDRLGGPAWRRRKERVRASIQEMADELLNLYALRQAQKGYSFPAEVPWQTEFEALFPYQETNDQLQAIEDVKADMENERPMDRLVCGDVGYGKTEVALRAAFKAVMSEKQVAILVPTTILALQHYDTFEKRFQDFPVHVEMLNRFRTPKEIKKIKEGLAKGTIDVVIGTHSLLSKTLTFDNLGLLIVDEEHRFGVKHKEKIKQFKETIDVLTLTATPIPRTLHMSLVGIRDFSVINTPPADRLPIQTHVMPYDSEVIREAITAELSRSGQVFFVHNRVQDIQSIALTVQHLVPEARVAVAHGQMPERELESVMLEFVRHKHDILVCTMIIESGLDIPNVNTILINRADALGLAQLYQLRGRVGRATTQAYGYLFYPQHHAITEGAQKRLRVIEEFTDLGSGFKIALRDLEIRGTGNILGAEQHGHIVTIGYELYCKLLEEAVMALKGEKVEEALDTRISLPVEAYLPDDYVPDSRQKVSVYKKIAGLKDDTVLKELREELQDRYGPIPEPVEMLLEIANLKQQSNQLGISAIVAGKEQVKITFDEQNPRINVKKFIETVHKNKNLQLQPPAQLKIRMPGVTGANMLTELQQTLKLFVV; encoded by the coding sequence CTCCGACGATACAATTGTCTGTCTGATTGAGCCGCAATGGCAGAAGCGAGAAGCATCGCGTCTGCACGAACGGATGTGGGAAATCTATCAACAAAAACTCCATGAATCTCATTTTGTTGTGCCACCGGATAAACTCTTAGTTCCCTTTGAAACCCTCACTACACAGATAGAGCAGTATCCCGTCGTCTCTTCGTCTTTAGCACCGCCACGTGAAATTTCAAACAACAAATTGGCACCGATGCCTTTTGGAATGGAAGCACTCGCTTTACCATCAGGGAACTATCAAACAGTTATCAATCAGATTAAAACCTGGGCGCAGCAAGGAAAACAAGTTCATCTCTTCTGCGAAACCCCACAGCAATCCAAGCGGGTGTCGGAAATCTTAGCCGAACGCGACTTGTCACCCCCTGATATAGATATCAGCGTTGGTGCGATCAGTCAGGGTTTCTTCAACGAATCACTAAACCTTGTTGTTATCTCCGAAGATGAACTCTTCGGAAACCGGCACCATCGTCCAATCCGCCGCCGTCCACCTACAGATGGGACTCCTATTCTCAGTCTTATCGATCTCAAAGTTGGGGACTATGTTGTTCACGTCTCCCACGGTATTGCCGTCTATGATGGTATACGTCGATTGGATATTGATGGCAAGCTTCAAGATTTTCTGGTGCTCAAATACAGTGACGATAACACGCTCTATGTGCCTACTTATCAGGTCGATCTCGTGCAAAAATACATCGGTAGTAAGGATGAGACCTATAAACCGCGTCTCGACCGTCTCGGTGGTCCCGCTTGGCGCCGTCGAAAGGAGCGCGTCAGAGCCTCCATACAGGAGATGGCAGATGAACTCCTGAACTTATACGCGCTCCGACAAGCCCAGAAGGGGTATAGTTTTCCGGCTGAAGTCCCTTGGCAAACCGAGTTTGAAGCCCTTTTCCCATACCAAGAAACTAACGATCAACTCCAAGCTATTGAGGACGTTAAAGCCGATATGGAAAATGAACGCCCGATGGATCGGCTCGTCTGTGGTGATGTCGGATACGGTAAAACAGAGGTGGCCCTCCGTGCCGCCTTCAAAGCCGTTATGTCGGAAAAGCAGGTCGCAATTCTCGTCCCAACGACTATCCTCGCGCTTCAGCATTATGACACTTTTGAAAAACGTTTTCAGGATTTTCCAGTTCATGTTGAGATGCTAAATCGTTTTCGGACACCAAAGGAGATAAAGAAGATTAAGGAAGGATTGGCGAAAGGCACTATTGATGTTGTTATCGGGACGCATAGTTTGCTTTCTAAAACGCTGACATTTGACAATCTCGGACTCCTTATCGTTGATGAGGAGCACCGATTCGGTGTTAAACATAAGGAAAAAATCAAACAGTTTAAAGAGACGATTGATGTGCTTACGTTGACTGCGACTCCAATCCCACGGACACTCCACATGTCACTCGTCGGTATCCGAGATTTCAGTGTTATTAATACACCTCCCGCAGATCGATTGCCGATTCAGACGCATGTTATGCCTTACGACTCCGAAGTCATTCGTGAAGCAATCACTGCAGAATTGAGTCGCAGCGGTCAGGTGTTCTTTGTCCACAATCGCGTTCAAGATATTCAGAGTATTGCCTTAACTGTCCAACACCTGGTCCCTGAGGCACGAGTCGCTGTCGCACATGGACAGATGCCTGAGCGTGAATTGGAGAGCGTGATGCTTGAGTTTGTCCGCCATAAGCACGATATCCTCGTCTGTACAATGATTATTGAGTCCGGACTCGATATACCTAATGTGAATACGATCTTGATTAATCGAGCAGATGCCCTGGGCTTGGCGCAACTCTATCAGCTACGCGGACGGGTGGGTAGGGCTACCACACAGGCTTACGGATATCTGTTCTACCCACAGCACCACGCAATTACCGAAGGTGCACAGAAACGACTTCGGGTCATTGAGGAATTCACCGACCTCGGTTCTGGCTTTAAAATAGCACTCCGAGATCTTGAAATTCGCGGTACAGGGAACATCCTCGGGGCCGAACAACACGGACATATTGTTACCATTGGTTATGAACTTTATTGTAAACTCCTTGAAGAGGCTGTAATGGCACTAAAGGGAGAAAAGGTCGAAGAAGCACTTGATACACGTATTAGTTTGCCAGTTGAAGCCTATTTACCCGATGATTATGTCCCTGACAGTCGTCAAAAGGTTTCTGTCTACAAAAAAATTGCTGGATTGAAAGACGATACGGTTCTCAAAGAACTTCGCGAGGAACTGCAGGATAGGTACGGACCTATTCCTGAGCCGGTCGAGATGTTACTCGAAATTGCGAATCTTAAGCAACAGAGCAACCAACTCGGTATTAGTGCTATTGTTGCCGGAAAGGAACAAGTAAAAATCACCTTTGACGAGCAGAACCCGCGAATTAATGTGAAGAAATTCATTGAAACAGTACACAAAAATAAGAACCTTCAGTTGCAACCACCTGCACAACTTAAAATTCGCATGCCAGGTGTGACTGGCGCGAATATGTTAACCGAATTGCAGCAAACCCTGAAGTTGTTTGTTGTGTAA